The following are encoded in a window of Acropora muricata isolate sample 2 chromosome 6, ASM3666990v1, whole genome shotgun sequence genomic DNA:
- the LOC136921005 gene encoding uncharacterized protein: MPFLKVWSEDKLNKKFVVAEIFAELFSKDVFSSSMWSDLRAAVPQGSSALQSLASSLPDVALASRAPSIFPSKYFSSYNRWRSWAREHGLTVFPASPFHFAIYLRHLMTGVKTASPLESAVHSITWFHQLGGEPSPSDHPLVKSALAGAQRVLARQTIKKEPITVSQLEQLVASKAHSMASLYNIRSVVICLLAFAAFLRFDELAKLVRSDVRIEDDMLKLFIQSSKTDQYRDGAWIIVASSRRATCPVAMMNRYLDRAGLSCDSPLFCQLSKTKSGYKPRSKGLSYSRLRELVLEAFKDIVPDISAIGTHSLRSGGATAAANAGVPDRLFISVMAVGLVNRLRTDMCKILYLLVCRFLRL; encoded by the exons ATGCCTTTTCTTAAAGTGTGGAGCGAAGACAAgttgaacaagaaattcgtaGTGGCTGAAATTTTTGCAGAACTTTTTTCCAAAG ATGTTTTCAGCTCTAGTATGTGGTCGGATCTCCGGGCTGCGGTTCCCCAGGGATCCAGTGCTTTACAATCTCTTGCGAGTTCTCTTCCGGATGTTGCGTTGGCTAGCAGAGCACCCAGTATTTTTCCATCCAAGTATTTTTCTTCCTACAACAGATGGAGGTCTTGGGCACGAGAACATGGCCTGACAGTTTTTCCCGCTTCTCCGTTTCACTTCGCTATCTATCTGCGTCATTTAATGACTGGGGTGAAGACGGCTTCTCCCCTAGAGTCAGCGGTTCACAGCATTACCTGGTTTCACCAGCTAGGTGGCGAGCCGTCTCCTTCTGATCATCCGTTGGTGAAGAGTGCTCTTGCCGGTGCGCAGCGTGTCCTGGCCCGTCAAACAATCAAGAAGGAGCCTATCACAGTCTCTCAGTTAGAGCAGTTAGTTGCCTCTAAGGCGCACTCAATGGCCTCATTGTATAACATTCGTTCGGTTGTTATTTGCTTACTAGCTTTTGCTGCCTTCCTCAGATTTGACGAGCTTGCTAAGCTTGTTCGATCCGATGTTAGGATCGAAGATGACATGTTAAAGTTATTTATTCAATCGAGTAAAACTGATCAGTATAGAGATGGAGCTTGGATTATTGTAGCCTCTTCCAGGAGAGCAACTTGTCCGGTTGCTATGATGAACCGTTATTTAGATAGAGCTGGGCTTTCCTGCGATAGCCCTTTGTTTTGCCAGCTTTCCAAAACTAAAAGTGGTTATAAGCCTAGATCTAAAGGTTTAAGCTATTCTAGGTTAAGAGAGTTAGTGCTGGAGGCTTTTAAAGATATTGTTCCTGATATTTCTGCCATTGGTACGCATAGCCTTAGGAGTGGCGGGGCCACGGCTGCCGCAAATGCTGGCGTACCAGATCGACTCTTTATAAGCGTCATGGCCGTTGGGCTAGTGAATCGGCTAAGGACGGATATGTGCAAGATTCTTTATCTTCTCGTTTGTCGGTTTCTAAGGCTTTAG